From Rhodothermales bacterium, one genomic window encodes:
- a CDS encoding endonuclease/exonuclease/phosphatase family protein, translated as MRRFFWALFVLLDGLVLLAAATGYAAVHVDPRTFWWSELLAVALPAFAVALLVLTAVPVAMKRWGWVALHVVALVVLALRLVPFERLQQAGPAADDDLVVMTLNVPRFGPSAEQLAADVFDLLVAERPVFVGLQETVARHRTQPPYRPTIASYVSPAVDSLGYLLAIPPDWVTHQPVLIRPDAPGGLVVVQQLQRTLETGPEDRGASQYVRTRFRWQGREGVHYNVHLRYFGQEKPWEEDVRLLQPGTWLPFVRRYREAYRRRAAEVEEIVREIEAETLPVIVAGDFNATANNWGYHRLAEGRTDAFAVAGSGWGGTYRADFPVVRIDHVLVDPAWEVVEAHVPAVTFSDHRPLVVRLRWRDGG; from the coding sequence GTGCGCCGTTTCTTCTGGGCCCTGTTCGTGCTGCTCGACGGGCTCGTCCTGCTCGCCGCAGCGACGGGCTACGCCGCCGTCCACGTCGACCCTCGGACGTTCTGGTGGAGTGAACTGCTCGCCGTCGCGCTCCCGGCGTTCGCCGTCGCCCTCCTCGTGCTGACGGCCGTGCCCGTGGCGATGAAACGGTGGGGCTGGGTGGCGCTCCACGTCGTGGCGCTCGTCGTGCTCGCGCTCCGGCTCGTCCCGTTCGAGCGGCTCCAACAGGCCGGCCCCGCCGCCGACGATGACCTCGTGGTGATGACGCTGAACGTCCCGCGCTTCGGCCCGAGCGCCGAGCAACTGGCGGCCGACGTGTTCGATCTGCTCGTGGCGGAGCGGCCCGTGTTCGTGGGGCTCCAGGAGACCGTCGCGCGCCACCGCACGCAGCCACCGTACCGACCGACGATCGCGTCGTACGTCAGCCCCGCCGTGGATTCGCTGGGGTACTTACTCGCGATCCCGCCAGACTGGGTGACGCACCAGCCCGTCCTGATCCGGCCCGACGCGCCGGGCGGGCTCGTCGTTGTTCAGCAGTTGCAGCGGACGCTGGAGACGGGGCCGGAGGACCGGGGCGCGTCGCAGTACGTCCGCACCCGGTTCCGGTGGCAGGGGCGCGAGGGCGTCCACTACAATGTCCACCTCCGCTACTTCGGGCAGGAGAAGCCGTGGGAGGAGGACGTCCGCCTCCTCCAGCCGGGCACGTGGCTCCCGTTCGTCCGCCGCTACCGCGAGGCGTACCGCCGCCGCGCCGCCGAGGTCGAGGAGATCGTCCGCGAGATCGAGGCGGAGACGCTCCCCGTCATCGTCGCGGGCGACTTCAACGCGACGGCGAACAACTGGGGCTACCACCGCCTCGCCGAGGGCCGGACCGATGCCTTCGCCGTCGCCGGCTCGGGCTGGGGCGGGACGTACCGCGCCGACTTCCCCGTCGTCCGCATCGACCACGTGCTCGTGGACCCCGCGTGGGAGGTCGTCGAGGCCCACGTCCCCGCCGTCACGTTCTCGGACCACCGCCCGCTCGTCGTCCGCCTCCGCTGGCGCGACGGCGGCTAG
- a CDS encoding rhomboid family intramembrane serine protease, translated as MTGESPLDRFQRWYRLLPPALRLLLTVNTVIYVAWFFVRLSGPAATFVVEYLALNPALPTPLFRPWQLLTYSVVHLQVGFWGLISFGFNMLWLYWMGRDFEETYGSHRLFGLYVLAAIGGALLAVLLGAVIPDGRLFPVDGAMAPVFGVLFCVAALYPNRGIGLFIIGVVPLKWLAGGFLLLSVLFTLGHPALLLTYLGGAGIGFLFGWAQQRGTDLAAWAQAFFPQRSAYGGYSAPARGEEKGGVLARLDRWLAGRKGDEDAPRRAASSGKSDTGRRMKRVPKKDVEVVGPADIDRILDKINERGYDALTEEEKRALYEASQND; from the coding sequence ATGACCGGAGAATCTCCCCTGGACCGATTTCAGCGGTGGTACCGCCTGCTGCCGCCGGCGCTGCGCCTCCTGCTCACCGTGAACACGGTGATCTACGTCGCGTGGTTCTTCGTCCGCCTCTCGGGGCCGGCGGCGACGTTCGTCGTGGAGTACCTCGCGCTGAACCCGGCGCTGCCGACGCCGCTGTTCCGGCCGTGGCAGCTCCTGACGTACAGCGTCGTCCATTTGCAAGTCGGGTTCTGGGGGCTGATCTCGTTCGGGTTCAACATGCTCTGGCTCTACTGGATGGGCCGGGACTTCGAGGAGACCTACGGCAGCCACCGGCTCTTCGGGCTTTACGTGCTCGCCGCGATCGGTGGCGCGCTCCTCGCCGTGCTCCTCGGCGCGGTGATCCCCGACGGCCGGCTGTTCCCGGTGGACGGGGCGATGGCGCCCGTCTTCGGCGTGCTCTTCTGCGTGGCGGCGCTCTACCCGAACCGCGGCATCGGGCTGTTCATCATCGGCGTCGTCCCGCTGAAGTGGCTGGCGGGTGGCTTCCTCCTGCTCTCGGTCCTGTTCACGCTCGGCCATCCCGCGCTGCTCCTGACGTACCTCGGCGGTGCGGGCATCGGCTTCCTCTTCGGCTGGGCGCAGCAGCGCGGCACCGACCTCGCGGCGTGGGCGCAGGCGTTTTTCCCACAACGCTCTGCCTACGGCGGTTACAGCGCCCCGGCGCGCGGCGAGGAGAAGGGCGGCGTGCTCGCCCGGCTCGACCGCTGGCTGGCCGGCCGGAAAGGCGACGAGGACGCGCCGCGCCGCGCCGCCTCGTCCGGGAAGTCGGACACGGGGCGCCGCATGAAACGGGTGCCCAAGAAAGACGTCGAGGTCGTAGGCCCAGCGGACATCGACCGCATCCTCGACAAGATCAACGAGCGGGGGTACGACGCGCTCACCGAAGAGGAAAAGCGCGCGCTCTACGAAGCGAGCCAGAACGATTGA
- a CDS encoding rhomboid family intramembrane serine protease, with the protein MNQTAYQPPTWSVMPPVIKNLLIINGLVYFATVAPQMQAFLFQWFALWPAGTPDVAPSRFGQVNAVPQFYPWQLVTTAFLHGGLGHIFFNMFGLWMFGMRIENTWGSQRFLFFYFFCVIGASLLQLLVTSSPFLFGIGDPVIVPTVGASGGVFGVLLAFGMMYPEERVMLLIPPIPIKAKWFVTGLMVLQLYAGVTGTQAGVANFAHLGGALAGFLLIQYWRGKLPIGPQPRRAGY; encoded by the coding sequence ATGAACCAGACCGCGTACCAGCCGCCGACGTGGAGCGTAATGCCACCGGTGATCAAGAACCTCCTGATCATCAACGGGCTCGTGTACTTCGCCACCGTCGCGCCTCAGATGCAGGCTTTCCTCTTCCAGTGGTTCGCGCTGTGGCCGGCGGGGACGCCCGACGTCGCGCCGAGCCGGTTCGGGCAGGTGAACGCGGTTCCGCAGTTCTACCCGTGGCAGCTCGTCACGACGGCGTTCCTCCACGGCGGGCTCGGCCACATCTTCTTCAATATGTTCGGCCTCTGGATGTTCGGGATGCGGATCGAGAACACGTGGGGGAGCCAGCGCTTCCTGTTTTTCTACTTTTTCTGCGTGATCGGAGCTAGCCTGCTCCAGCTCCTCGTGACCTCGTCGCCGTTCCTCTTCGGCATCGGCGACCCGGTGATCGTGCCGACGGTCGGGGCCTCGGGCGGCGTGTTCGGCGTGCTCCTCGCCTTCGGGATGATGTACCCCGAGGAGCGCGTGATGCTGCTCATTCCCCCGATCCCGATCAAAGCGAAGTGGTTTGTGACGGGGCTGATGGTGCTCCAGCTCTACGCCGGCGTCACGGGCACGCAGGCGGGCGTGGCGAACTTCGCCCACCTCGGCGGCGCGCTCGCCGGCTTCCTCCTCATCCAGTACTGGCGCGGGAAGCTCCCGATTGGGCCGCAACCGCGCCGCGCTGGGTACTAA
- a CDS encoding UDP-2,3-diacylglucosamine diphosphatase produces the protein MYLFLSDLHLGRGTAAESRAAERDALALLRAHESDVRPAGGDGGLFLVGDVFDQFIEYRRLVPKGFVRLQGLLAEWTDAGVPVTYVVGNRDPWHLDYFERELGVRVVPDGVAARLAGRETYIAHGDGLVPTEQAYNRLKPLLRHPVPYRLYRNLFPGDWGYRLARHIARRGSGAPDAPTVDALRDAARRRLTGPTDLVVFGHGHRAERIDGPGGTYLNPGYWFADRTFARLDAAGPALLRWTAGEARPLDATEYARHE, from the coding sequence GTGTACCTCTTCCTCTCCGACCTCCACCTCGGGCGCGGCACCGCTGCCGAGAGCCGCGCCGCCGAACGCGACGCGCTCGCCCTCCTCCGCGCGCACGAATCAGACGTGCGGCCTGCCGGGGGCGACGGCGGCCTCTTCCTCGTCGGCGACGTGTTCGACCAGTTCATCGAGTACCGCCGCCTCGTCCCGAAGGGGTTCGTCCGGCTCCAAGGCCTCCTCGCCGAATGGACGGACGCGGGCGTCCCCGTCACGTATGTCGTCGGCAACCGCGACCCGTGGCACCTCGACTACTTCGAGCGCGAACTCGGCGTGCGCGTCGTGCCCGACGGCGTGGCGGCGAGGCTGGCGGGGCGCGAAACGTATATTGCCCACGGCGACGGGCTCGTCCCGACGGAGCAGGCGTACAACCGGCTGAAGCCGCTGCTGCGCCACCCCGTGCCCTACCGGCTCTACCGGAACCTCTTCCCCGGCGACTGGGGCTACCGCCTCGCCCGGCACATCGCCCGCCGGGGCAGCGGCGCGCCCGACGCCCCCACCGTGGACGCCCTCCGCGACGCCGCCCGACGCCGCCTCACCGGCCCCACCGACCTCGTCGTGTTCGGCCACGGCCACCGCGCCGAACGGATCGACGGGCCCGGCGGGACCTACCTCAACCCCGGATACTGGTTCGCCGACCGCACCTTCGCCCGCCTCGACGCCGCCGGCCCGGCCCTTCTCCGCTGGACGGCCGGCGAAGCCCGACCGCTCGACGCGACCGAATACGCACGCCACGAATAA
- a CDS encoding PBP1A family penicillin-binding protein yields the protein MPSDPYSEDELQRYFDDPEARRTATSDAEVKRRSFTALKWVTLGIGGIALLFVLWLVILSFTLPPTELIENPEHLESTVAYTADGVELARYYLGQNRTWVASNEISPTMTEALVAMEDRRFYDHWGVDMRGFAAVAYGALTGQGVRGASTITMQLARNLYEQIGFDRSVTRKVKEILTAIQLERRYTKDEIVEMYLNTVAWGNNAFGVEAAAQTYFDKSAAELDVEESAVLVAMLAATTRYNPVRNPEAAMRRRNLVLAEMVENGSLDRTRYDELKADSIALTFRPYSHTDNLAPHFAEILRAELKKWGKENGYDIYTDGLVVHTTIDSRIQQMAQAAVDAQTDKLQAVVDVEWSARNSYRSQREDDYVRYAAANDYEPWGYFWNSQTRLVDAFIRDTDRWRRLRDEGASREEAVAQLRGDEAFMDSLKTDKTHLEAGFLAMDPNTGYVRAWVGGRDFVADKFDHVKTARRQPGSTFKPFVYIAAIDNGYSPYYRLMDSSFVWRQPGLPDWRPTNSGGTSGSYVTLRTALGQSKNIPTARLTKEVGPATVATYARRLGVESDIDAVPSIGLGVSDVTLLEMVSAYATLADGGVHHEPQFILRIEDRQGNVIANFEPQGREALSASTAYTVVDMMREVIDSGTGNRIRWKFGLRDADFAGKTGTTQESADGWFMLMHPDLVAGAWVGWNDRRVAFRTSWWGQGAHNALHIVGDFATRVAKAEDLPLARQLATNRFEPPSGYVPPAAPPPPEDVDGRTPVQRLFDRWENRDNPRRDEENRGRIGW from the coding sequence ATGCCCAGCGATCCCTACTCCGAAGACGAGTTGCAGCGCTACTTCGACGACCCCGAGGCGCGCCGCACCGCCACGTCCGACGCCGAGGTCAAGCGCCGTTCGTTCACCGCGCTCAAGTGGGTGACCCTCGGCATCGGGGGCATCGCCCTGCTCTTCGTCCTCTGGCTCGTCATCCTCTCCTTCACGCTCCCGCCGACGGAGTTGATCGAGAACCCCGAGCACCTCGAATCGACCGTGGCCTACACTGCCGACGGCGTCGAGCTCGCGCGGTACTACCTCGGCCAAAACCGAACGTGGGTCGCCTCGAACGAGATCTCGCCGACGATGACCGAGGCGCTCGTGGCGATGGAGGACCGGCGGTTCTACGACCACTGGGGCGTGGACATGCGCGGGTTCGCCGCCGTCGCCTACGGCGCGCTCACCGGCCAGGGCGTCCGCGGCGCGAGCACGATCACGATGCAGCTCGCGCGTAACCTCTACGAACAGATAGGCTTCGACCGCTCCGTCACGCGGAAGGTGAAGGAGATCCTCACCGCGATCCAGCTCGAACGGCGCTACACGAAGGACGAGATCGTCGAGATGTACCTCAACACCGTCGCGTGGGGGAACAACGCGTTCGGCGTCGAGGCCGCGGCTCAGACCTACTTCGACAAGTCCGCCGCCGAACTCGACGTCGAGGAGTCCGCCGTGCTCGTCGCGATGCTCGCGGCGACGACGCGCTACAACCCCGTCCGCAACCCCGAGGCCGCGATGCGCCGGCGCAACCTCGTCCTCGCTGAGATGGTCGAGAACGGCTCACTCGACCGCACCCGCTACGACGAACTCAAGGCCGACTCCATCGCGCTCACGTTCCGGCCGTACTCCCACACCGACAACCTCGCGCCGCACTTCGCCGAGATCCTCCGCGCCGAGCTGAAGAAGTGGGGCAAAGAGAACGGGTACGACATCTACACCGACGGCCTCGTCGTCCACACGACGATCGACAGCCGGATCCAGCAGATGGCGCAGGCCGCCGTCGACGCGCAGACCGACAAGCTCCAGGCCGTCGTCGACGTGGAGTGGAGCGCGCGCAACTCGTACCGCTCGCAGCGAGAGGACGACTACGTCCGCTACGCCGCCGCGAACGACTACGAGCCGTGGGGCTACTTCTGGAACAGCCAGACCCGCCTCGTCGATGCCTTCATCCGCGACACCGACCGCTGGCGCCGCCTCCGGGACGAGGGCGCGAGCCGTGAAGAGGCCGTGGCCCAACTGCGCGGGGACGAGGCCTTCATGGACTCGCTCAAGACGGACAAGACCCACCTCGAAGCCGGCTTCCTCGCGATGGACCCCAACACCGGCTACGTCCGCGCGTGGGTCGGCGGGCGCGACTTCGTCGCCGACAAGTTCGACCACGTGAAGACGGCGCGGCGCCAGCCCGGCTCCACGTTCAAGCCCTTCGTCTACATCGCCGCCATCGACAACGGGTACTCGCCGTACTACCGCCTCATGGACTCGTCGTTCGTGTGGCGCCAACCCGGCCTCCCGGACTGGCGGCCGACGAACTCCGGCGGCACGAGCGGGAGCTACGTCACGCTCCGCACGGCCCTCGGCCAGAGCAAAAACATCCCGACGGCGCGACTCACCAAGGAAGTCGGCCCGGCGACGGTCGCGACCTACGCCCGCCGCCTCGGCGTCGAGAGTGACATCGACGCCGTCCCGTCGATCGGCCTCGGCGTGAGCGACGTGACGCTCCTCGAGATGGTCTCGGCTTACGCCACGCTCGCCGACGGCGGCGTCCATCACGAGCCGCAGTTCATCCTGCGCATCGAGGACCGCCAGGGGAACGTGATCGCCAACTTCGAGCCGCAGGGCCGCGAGGCGCTCAGCGCGTCGACGGCCTACACCGTCGTCGACATGATGCGCGAGGTGATCGACAGCGGCACGGGCAACCGCATCCGCTGGAAGTTCGGCCTCCGCGACGCCGACTTCGCGGGCAAGACCGGGACGACGCAGGAGAGCGCCGACGGCTGGTTCATGCTGATGCACCCCGACCTCGTCGCCGGCGCGTGGGTCGGCTGGAACGACCGCCGCGTCGCCTTCCGCACGAGTTGGTGGGGGCAGGGCGCGCACAACGCGCTCCACATCGTCGGCGACTTCGCCACGCGCGTCGCGAAAGCCGAAGACCTCCCGCTCGCCCGGCAGCTTGCCACGAACCGCTTCGAGCCGCCGAGCGGGTACGTCCCCCCCGCCGCCCCGCCGCCGCCCGAGGACGTGGACGGTCGCACGCCCGTCCAGCGCCTCTTCGACCGCTGGGAGAACCGCGACAACCCGCGCCGCGACGAGGAGAACCGAGGCCGCATCGGCTGGTGA
- a CDS encoding four helix bundle protein encodes MEAERHLRTRTKRLALRVIHLVGALPRSEAARVIGRQLLRSGTSVGANYRAASRGRSTADMIAKLKIVEEEADETLYWLELLVEAELVEVTRLNDLMSETDEILAMTVASIKTLRRRS; translated from the coding sequence ATGGAAGCTGAACGACACCTCAGGACTCGGACGAAGCGGCTGGCGCTCCGAGTGATCCATTTGGTCGGGGCCCTGCCGCGCAGCGAGGCGGCCCGCGTCATAGGCCGGCAGCTTTTGCGCTCGGGCACCTCGGTCGGAGCGAACTACCGGGCGGCCTCCCGTGGTCGCTCGACGGCTGACATGATTGCCAAGCTAAAGATCGTCGAAGAGGAAGCGGATGAAACGCTCTACTGGTTGGAACTGCTCGTCGAAGCGGAACTGGTAGAGGTGACGAGGCTGAACGACCTCATGAGCGAGACCGACGAGATCCTGGCAATGACCGTCGCCTCCATTAAAACGCTACGTCGTCGCTCCTGA
- a CDS encoding exonuclease SbcCD subunit D, which translates to MKILHTADIHLGYETHGRLNPETGLNSRLHDFARSFRFLVDRALAEDVDLFLFCGDAYRTADPTPTQQKLFAECLRPIADAGIPIAMIVGNHDHPVSFGKASSVDIFGYLSGNVRVYRTPTVDRIDTKAGPLQLIALPWPIRSMLLSKEEHRKKKPEEIRTFIEELYTGFVQQAATELDPSLPAVLAGHFTVQGAEVGGSERTSLIAHEPKFTVGQLTPNGIDYVALGHIHKYQDRNLAAYERGEGPPVVYPSSLERISFKEHDAEKGFVLVDITTDSGEKKTTYEFVPTPARRFLPIEVDARDTADPTGKIVGRIKLEDVRDAVVRIRYRIEEAQVPLVDGRAIRDALAEADTVAAIERVVDPAERKRTTVVQRDATLKVALGQYIAQHESLASMEDALIAAALEIEREVDGKG; encoded by the coding sequence GTGAAAATTCTCCACACCGCCGACATCCACCTCGGCTACGAGACGCACGGCCGGCTCAACCCCGAGACCGGGCTGAACTCGCGCCTCCACGACTTCGCCCGGAGCTTCCGCTTCCTCGTGGACCGCGCCCTCGCCGAGGACGTCGACCTCTTCCTCTTCTGCGGGGACGCCTACCGCACGGCCGACCCCACGCCGACGCAGCAGAAGCTCTTCGCCGAGTGCCTCCGTCCCATCGCCGACGCGGGCATCCCGATCGCGATGATCGTCGGCAACCACGACCACCCCGTCTCGTTCGGGAAGGCCTCGTCCGTGGACATCTTCGGCTACTTATCGGGGAACGTCCGCGTCTATCGGACGCCGACCGTGGACCGGATCGACACGAAAGCGGGGCCGCTCCAACTCATCGCCCTGCCGTGGCCGATCCGCTCGATGCTGCTCTCGAAGGAGGAGCACCGGAAGAAGAAGCCCGAGGAGATCCGCACCTTCATCGAGGAGCTCTACACCGGCTTCGTGCAGCAGGCGGCCACCGAGCTCGACCCGTCGCTCCCGGCCGTGCTCGCCGGGCACTTCACCGTGCAGGGCGCGGAGGTCGGCGGGAGCGAGCGGACGAGCCTCATCGCGCACGAGCCGAAGTTCACCGTCGGCCAGCTCACGCCGAACGGCATCGACTACGTCGCGCTCGGGCACATCCACAAGTATCAGGACCGCAACCTCGCCGCCTACGAGCGCGGCGAAGGCCCGCCCGTCGTCTATCCGTCCTCGCTCGAACGCATCTCGTTCAAGGAGCACGACGCCGAGAAAGGCTTCGTCCTCGTCGATATCACGACGGACAGCGGCGAGAAAAAGACGACGTACGAGTTCGTCCCCACGCCCGCGCGCCGCTTCCTCCCAATCGAAGTCGACGCCCGTGATACGGCCGACCCGACGGGTAAGATCGTCGGCCGGATCAAGCTCGAAGACGTGCGCGACGCCGTCGTCCGCATCCGCTACCGGATCGAAGAGGCGCAGGTGCCGCTCGTCGACGGGCGCGCGATCCGCGACGCACTCGCCGAGGCCGACACCGTCGCCGCGATCGAGCGCGTCGTGGACCCGGCCGAGCGCAAGCGCACAACGGTCGTGCAGCGGGACGCGACGCTGAAGGTCGCGCTCGGACAGTACATCGCCCAGCACGAGAGCCTCGCGTCAATGGAGGACGCCCTCATCGCCGCCGCGCTCGAAATCGAGCGTGAGGTAGACGGGAAGGGCTAG
- a CDS encoding 4-(cytidine 5'-diphospho)-2-C-methyl-D-erythritol kinase, producing the protein MPHLAPAKINLGLHVLRRRADGYHAIETVLLPFGWHDTLTVEPAEDFRFTCSDPALPADERNLCVRAARALAGEAGIEPNGALYLGKQVPHGAGLGGGSSDAAHTLRLLAEFWGLDLPAPVLHRLAADLGSDVPFFLHDEAMLATGRGEVLEPLADEPYRLPYALTVVMPSVQVATAAAYSLVEPKVEGRPDLRDLVRSNDLERWRRDLVNDFEAPILARYPEIRAARQRLLDAGAGYAALSGSGAAVFGVFEQTANARDAATEAEAAGHRAWTSARR; encoded by the coding sequence TTGCCCCACCTCGCCCCTGCAAAAATCAATCTCGGTCTTCACGTCCTGCGCCGTCGCGCGGACGGGTACCACGCCATCGAAACGGTCCTGCTGCCCTTCGGTTGGCACGATACGCTGACGGTGGAGCCGGCCGAGGACTTCCGGTTCACCTGCTCCGACCCGGCGCTCCCGGCCGACGAGCGGAACCTCTGCGTGCGCGCCGCCCGAGCCCTGGCGGGGGAGGCAGGGATCGAGCCGAACGGCGCGCTCTACCTCGGGAAGCAGGTGCCGCACGGGGCCGGGCTGGGCGGTGGCTCCAGCGATGCCGCCCACACGCTCCGCCTCCTCGCCGAGTTCTGGGGCCTCGACCTCCCCGCGCCCGTCCTCCACCGCCTCGCAGCCGACCTCGGCTCTGATGTCCCGTTCTTCCTTCACGACGAGGCCATGCTCGCTACGGGCCGGGGGGAAGTGCTGGAGCCGTTGGCTGACGAGCCGTACCGACTGCCCTACGCCCTCACCGTCGTGATGCCATCCGTGCAGGTGGCGACGGCGGCGGCGTACAGCCTCGTCGAGCCGAAGGTGGAGGGTCGCCCCGACCTCCGTGACCTCGTGCGCTCCAACGACCTCGAACGGTGGCGGCGCGATCTCGTGAACGACTTCGAAGCGCCGATCCTCGCTCGATACCCGGAGATCCGCGCGGCGCGGCAGCGGCTGCTCGATGCGGGCGCGGGATACGCGGCGCTCTCCGGATCCGGCGCCGCCGTGTTTGGCGTCTTTGAGCAGACGGCCAATGCGCGAGACGCGGCGACCGAGGCAGAAGCGGCCGGGCACCGGGCGTGGACGAGTGCGCGGCGCTAG
- a CDS encoding SLBB domain-containing protein, producing MLFPNRLATTGVCCLLLCLLIVGPLPVQAQTSPSALSLAEQQALMAQQARQQVNDRILAAGGVPLEGALDPAAYIVGPGDVFSITTGGAIPLQIAPSVTADGVLVVPSLGSFPVAGLSLTEARARVITALQRSYRNVPIEVALAQPRQFYVHVSGEVARPGRHVAVPVARVEDALAAAMEDNNPLQALERQRREYWNYDGLPALRNVMVERQTGERIPVDLMRYYATGDTQYNPYLRDGDRLYVPTYTSDGDAVFVEYKNREILNRMTTNGTTRTNVDAYDFRPGDTVTDLLLVAGGPSLLNETSTIRLMRNVGGALDVRSVDVQAIIAGTEPDVSLQPRDRLLIPDALARTGVAEVDGLVVYPGTYPIVAGETTLRDLVVAAGGVLPEGLLRAAYLERRGAAESADRTQSLESVENPAARDALIQQEIFKQARLTDLSFVSRQYLTRELLQFQRVSLELGDDVASIPEVPLRDGDRFVVPRDPDAVLVIGQVQNPGYVPFRASADAAYYIEQAGGQGPAAAEVYLREAGSGALRSPANAPIRSGDALFVDREPMADTESLQALALQERQLDFQRLQERSNRRFQYIQTGLAIVGTAVGLVTTYLLIQSETSN from the coding sequence ATGCTCTTTCCGAATCGTCTAGCGACAACTGGGGTTTGTTGTCTGCTGCTCTGCCTGCTCATCGTGGGGCCCCTCCCCGTTCAAGCGCAGACAAGCCCCTCCGCCCTCTCGCTGGCCGAGCAGCAGGCTCTCATGGCGCAGCAGGCCCGCCAGCAGGTCAATGACCGGATCCTAGCCGCAGGGGGCGTTCCTCTCGAAGGCGCCCTTGACCCAGCCGCGTACATCGTGGGACCGGGCGACGTGTTCAGCATTACTACGGGCGGGGCGATCCCGCTCCAGATTGCCCCTTCGGTGACGGCCGACGGCGTCCTGGTGGTCCCCTCACTCGGGAGCTTTCCCGTCGCTGGCCTCAGCTTGACAGAAGCCCGCGCGCGCGTCATCACCGCGCTCCAGCGGTCCTATCGCAACGTGCCAATCGAGGTGGCCCTTGCACAGCCCCGCCAGTTCTACGTGCACGTCTCTGGAGAGGTCGCCCGTCCCGGCCGTCACGTGGCCGTGCCCGTGGCCCGCGTCGAAGACGCTCTCGCCGCTGCGATGGAGGACAACAATCCGCTCCAAGCGCTGGAGAGGCAGCGGCGCGAATACTGGAACTACGACGGCCTCCCGGCCCTGCGCAACGTGATGGTGGAGCGGCAGACGGGCGAGCGGATCCCTGTAGACCTGATGCGCTATTACGCGACCGGAGATACCCAGTACAACCCGTACCTCCGCGACGGCGACCGCCTCTATGTACCGACCTACACGAGCGATGGAGACGCGGTCTTCGTCGAGTACAAGAACCGGGAGATTCTCAACCGGATGACCACGAACGGGACGACCCGGACTAACGTGGACGCTTACGACTTCCGCCCCGGCGATACCGTCACCGATCTCCTGCTCGTCGCTGGAGGCCCGTCACTGCTCAACGAAACGAGCACGATCCGCCTCATGCGGAACGTCGGTGGTGCACTCGACGTGCGCTCGGTCGATGTGCAGGCCATCATCGCCGGGACCGAACCCGACGTTTCGCTCCAACCTCGCGACAGGCTCCTCATCCCCGATGCCTTGGCTCGTACCGGGGTCGCCGAAGTCGACGGTTTAGTCGTCTACCCGGGGACGTACCCTATCGTCGCTGGCGAGACAACCCTCCGCGACCTCGTGGTCGCCGCAGGAGGCGTCCTCCCCGAGGGGCTGCTGCGGGCGGCGTACCTCGAACGCCGTGGGGCCGCCGAGTCCGCGGATCGCACGCAGTCGCTCGAGTCTGTCGAGAACCCTGCCGCGCGCGATGCCCTCATCCAGCAAGAGATCTTCAAGCAGGCCCGGCTCACGGACCTCTCCTTCGTCAGCCGGCAATACCTGACCCGTGAACTCCTCCAGTTCCAACGGGTCTCCCTCGAACTCGGCGACGACGTGGCCTCCATTCCCGAGGTCCCACTCCGCGACGGGGACCGGTTCGTCGTACCGCGTGACCCCGATGCCGTGCTCGTCATCGGCCAGGTCCAGAACCCTGGATACGTTCCTTTTCGCGCTAGCGCCGATGCGGCGTACTACATCGAGCAAGCCGGAGGCCAAGGTCCGGCTGCCGCCGAGGTCTACCTCCGCGAAGCCGGGAGCGGCGCGCTCCGCTCCCCTGCGAATGCTCCTATTCGCTCAGGTGACGCACTCTTCGTCGATCGCGAGCCGATGGCTGACACGGAATCCTTGCAGGCGCTGGCACTCCAGGAGCGCCAGCTAGATTTCCAGCGCTTGCAAGAGCGCTCGAACCGCCGCTTCCAATACATCCAGACGGGGCTCGCCATCGTGGGCACCGCCGTCGGCCTCGTCACGACGTACCTCCTCATCCAGAGTGAGACGTCGAATTAG